Proteins encoded by one window of Blautia luti:
- a CDS encoding ABC transporter permease has protein sequence MNRRKKHAQLSEFWRRFRKNKAAVLGLVLLVLIIGMAVFADLIVPYSKCIEQVGADRLQGPSLKHFFGTDELGRDLFARIVHGSRYSLLIGLATSLMALVVGAILGASAGYFGGVVDNVISRIMDVFMCVPPILLSLAVVAALGTNLRNLIIAITVSCIPGNVRLIRSVVLTTAEQDYVEAAKSYGTSNARIIFRYVLPNAMGPIIVNTTMSISDMMLSAAGLSFIGMGIQPPSPEWGALLSNAQTYLFSAPYMLLFPGMFILLSSLAFNLVGDGLTDALDPKLKD, from the coding sequence ATGAATAGAAGAAAAAAACATGCCCAGCTTTCAGAATTCTGGCGTCGTTTCCGCAAGAACAAAGCAGCTGTTCTGGGACTGGTTCTGCTGGTACTGATCATTGGAATGGCAGTATTTGCAGACCTGATCGTACCTTATAGCAAATGTATTGAACAGGTTGGTGCCGACCGTCTTCAGGGACCGAGCCTGAAACATTTCTTTGGAACAGACGAACTGGGACGAGACCTCTTTGCACGAATCGTTCACGGTTCCAGATATTCTCTGCTGATCGGACTTGCGACCAGTCTGATGGCACTGGTAGTCGGTGCAATCCTTGGTGCAAGTGCCGGATATTTCGGTGGAGTTGTTGATAATGTGATCAGCCGTATCATGGACGTATTCATGTGCGTGCCTCCAATCCTCCTTTCCCTGGCAGTGGTAGCAGCCCTGGGAACAAACTTACGAAATCTGATCATTGCGATTACCGTTTCCTGTATTCCGGGAAATGTCCGACTGATCCGTTCGGTAGTCCTGACAACCGCAGAGCAGGATTACGTAGAGGCAGCGAAATCCTACGGAACCTCCAATGCGAGAATTATTTTTCGTTATGTACTGCCGAATGCAATGGGACCGATCATTGTAAATACAACCATGAGTATTTCAGATATGATGCTCTCTGCAGCAGGACTGAGCTTTATCGGAATGGGTATCCAGCCGCCGTCACCGGAATGGGGGGCACTGCTTTCTAATGCCCAGACTTATCTGTTTTCTGCACCGTATATGCTGCTTTTCCCGGGTATGTTTATCCTGTT
- a CDS encoding ABC transporter permease, with protein MAKYIIKRILYMIPVLFGVAFLVFTILSLTPGDPGTIILGITAKPEDVAALNAQFGYDKSFLIRFFSYIGNIIFHFDLGTSYASRQPVINDILARFPNTFILALLSMCVSSIIGISLGILSAVRQYSITDHVCVVVALVFASMPGFWLGLMLLIVFSLKLGWFPSFGAASLKHFILPTLTVSLTSAAGLLRLTRSAMLETIRQEYIRTAKAKGASSKRVIWKHALRNALLPVVTALGTGFGASLGGAIIAETVFAMPGMGTLMTTAIRQKDIPMVMGATLFLAVLFSFVILLVDILYAFIDPRIKAKYQNGGKHHE; from the coding sequence ATGGCTAAGTACATAATTAAGAGAATTTTATATATGATACCGGTTCTTTTCGGCGTAGCATTTCTGGTATTTACCATCCTTTCCCTGACACCTGGTGATCCGGGAACGATCATTCTGGGAATTACCGCCAAACCGGAAGACGTTGCTGCGCTGAATGCGCAGTTTGGCTATGATAAGTCGTTTCTTATCCGATTCTTTAGTTACATCGGAAATATTATTTTTCATTTTGACCTGGGAACTTCCTATGCTTCCCGTCAGCCGGTGATCAACGATATCCTGGCAAGATTTCCGAACACATTTATCCTGGCACTGCTTTCCATGTGTGTTTCCTCCATTATCGGAATCTCACTGGGAATCCTTTCCGCAGTACGCCAGTATTCCATCACAGACCATGTATGCGTAGTTGTTGCGCTGGTTTTTGCATCCATGCCTGGATTCTGGCTTGGACTGATGCTGCTGATCGTATTTTCCTTAAAGCTTGGATGGTTCCCATCATTCGGAGCTGCTTCGTTGAAACATTTTATTCTGCCGACACTGACGGTTTCGCTGACCTCGGCAGCAGGACTTCTACGACTGACCAGATCAGCCATGCTGGAAACCATCCGTCAGGAATATATCCGCACAGCCAAGGCAAAAGGTGCTTCCAGCAAACGTGTGATCTGGAAACATGCGCTGAGAAACGCACTTCTTCCGGTTGTAACAGCATTGGGAACTGGTTTTGGTGCATCTCTGGGTGGTGCGATCATTGCGGAGACCGTTTTTGCAATGCCTGGAATGGGAACTTTGATGACAACTGCGATCCGCCAGAAAGATATTCCGATGGTTATGGGAGCAACTTTATTCCTGGCAGTGCTTTTCAGCTTTGTCATCTTGCTTGTAGATATTTTATATGCGTTTATTGATCCAAGAATTAAGGCGAAATATCAGAATGGAGGAAAGCATCATGAATAG
- a CDS encoding ABC transporter substrate-binding protein: MRMKKALAILTAVCTVTASMCFATVAHAADKTDLVIALDADIDTLHATNYSTGVEQDVLNQIYDTLMYYNPDGKHDPEPRIAESYEVSEDGLDYTFHLRDDAKFHDGAAVTADDVVFSLELFKQSEYQGSQISMLSSVEATDDKTVVCHLDTPYAPFLQGVLTPYICEKAYYEKDEDAFATNPIGSGPYKFVSRATGSNITLEANEDYYRGAPEIKNLTFEVIPDAATKAIALQTGEVNFAEVDSSVLPQLQANSAIKIAEVENSGFAYVSMNLEKKPFNNEKVRQAINYAIDRDNLVSVCYDGEAEVNSNICAKERFGYSDDQPQYTYDPDKAKELLAEAGIETPYDLGEILVAEKYSNLATVIQNDLKAVGLEMEISVKEFNSYISDLTSGNYGITALTMTLDGDTQSLEMAFTSDYIGTANNARYSDEEMDKLFDEARAETDNDKRLEIFDQIFTKAQDEAIYAVLCNPLTLYAYNAELTCPEEFPFEGNYYVYDFNWA; the protein is encoded by the coding sequence ATGAGAATGAAAAAAGCCCTTGCAATTTTAACAGCTGTATGCACAGTGACAGCGTCCATGTGTTTTGCAACCGTTGCACACGCAGCAGACAAGACTGATCTTGTTATTGCTCTTGATGCGGACATCGATACACTTCATGCAACTAATTATTCCACAGGCGTAGAGCAGGATGTCTTAAACCAGATTTACGACACCTTAATGTACTATAACCCGGATGGAAAACATGACCCGGAACCAAGAATTGCTGAGAGTTATGAGGTCAGCGAAGATGGTCTGGATTATACTTTCCATTTAAGAGATGATGCAAAATTCCACGACGGAGCTGCAGTAACAGCAGATGATGTTGTATTCTCCCTGGAACTGTTCAAACAGTCTGAATATCAGGGATCACAGATTTCCATGCTGTCAAGTGTTGAAGCAACAGATGATAAGACAGTTGTATGTCATCTGGATACTCCATATGCACCATTCCTGCAGGGTGTTCTGACTCCTTACATTTGCGAGAAAGCATACTATGAGAAAGATGAAGATGCATTTGCTACAAATCCGATCGGAAGTGGCCCATATAAATTTGTAAGCCGTGCAACAGGAAGTAACATTACTCTGGAAGCAAACGAAGATTACTACCGCGGAGCACCGGAGATCAAGAACCTTACATTTGAAGTAATCCCGGATGCAGCTACAAAGGCAATCGCACTCCAGACAGGAGAGGTAAACTTTGCAGAGGTTGATTCTTCCGTACTTCCACAGCTTCAGGCAAACTCAGCGATCAAAATCGCAGAAGTAGAGAATTCCGGATTCGCTTATGTATCCATGAATCTTGAAAAAAAGCCATTCAATAATGAGAAAGTCCGTCAGGCAATTAACTACGCTATCGACAGAGATAACCTCGTTTCTGTATGCTACGATGGTGAAGCAGAAGTAAACTCCAATATCTGCGCAAAAGAAAGATTTGGATATTCTGATGATCAGCCGCAGTACACTTATGATCCTGATAAAGCAAAAGAACTTCTTGCAGAGGCGGGAATCGAAACACCATATGATCTGGGCGAGATCCTTGTAGCAGAGAAATATTCCAATCTTGCAACTGTTATCCAGAATGACCTGAAAGCAGTTGGCCTTGAAATGGAAATTTCTGTTAAAGAATTCAACTCTTACATCAGTGATCTGACAAGCGGAAACTATGGTATCACAGCTCTGACAATGACATTGGACGGCGACACACAGAGTCTTGAAATGGCATTTACATCTGATTACATCGGAACTGCAAACAATGCAAGATATTCTGATGAAGAGATGGATAAACTGTTCGATGAAGCAAGAGCAGAGACAGACAACGATAAGAGACTTGAGATCTTTGACCAGATTTTTACAAAAGCACAGGACGAGGCAATTTATGCAGTTCTCTGCAATCCTCTTACCCTGTATGCATACAACGCAGAACTTACATGCCCGGAAGAGTTCCCATTTGAAGGAAACTACTACGTATATGATTTCAACTGGGCATAA
- a CDS encoding M42 family metallopeptidase yields the protein MRDEKLLKELTQLWGVSGYEKEVRKYIEKEAAPYADEMLTDAMGNLIVKKNGTGGPDSKKIMYAAHMDEIGFMVKTIEADGRLRVCNLGWNWTGSAYNSRVQFKNGTIGVVSCMGSIEEAANKAGKLYIDIGATSKEDALKYVNLGDPCGYRGEYLELHNDRVCSKSLDNRIGCYQLLEALKENDGTYPNDIYYVFCVQEELGCRGSKTAAERIQPDIGIAVDISPAHDYPCDLEGSNEVDGGIGVKICDPSVVCDEDVVEAMYKCCEENHIPYQREVIDQGGTDASSMNQSHYGVRTGGIVVVTRYPHCQSAVASKKDIEAGVDLMNAFSKYTFKF from the coding sequence ATGAGAGATGAAAAACTGTTAAAAGAGCTTACACAGCTCTGGGGCGTATCCGGATATGAGAAAGAGGTACGCAAATATATTGAGAAAGAGGCCGCTCCTTATGCTGACGAAATGCTGACAGATGCAATGGGAAACCTGATCGTTAAGAAGAACGGTACAGGTGGACCGGATTCCAAGAAGATCATGTATGCAGCGCATATGGATGAAATCGGATTTATGGTAAAGACCATTGAGGCAGACGGAAGATTACGTGTCTGCAATCTGGGATGGAACTGGACAGGATCTGCATACAACAGCAGAGTACAGTTTAAGAACGGAACAATCGGCGTAGTAAGCTGTATGGGATCAATCGAAGAAGCTGCCAACAAAGCCGGCAAACTTTATATCGACATCGGAGCTACATCAAAGGAAGATGCACTGAAATATGTAAATCTCGGTGATCCATGCGGATATCGCGGAGAATATCTGGAACTTCACAATGACCGTGTATGTTCTAAGAGCCTTGACAACAGAATCGGATGCTACCAGCTTCTGGAAGCCTTAAAAGAGAATGACGGAACTTATCCAAATGATATTTATTATGTATTCTGCGTACAGGAAGAGTTAGGATGCCGTGGTTCCAAGACAGCAGCAGAGAGAATCCAGCCGGATATCGGAATCGCAGTAGACATTTCCCCGGCACATGATTATCCGTGTGACTTGGAGGGAAGCAACGAAGTGGACGGTGGAATCGGCGTTAAGATCTGCGACCCGTCAGTTGTATGTGATGAAGATGTAGTAGAAGCAATGTACAAGTGCTGCGAAGAGAATCACATTCCATACCAGAGAGAGGTTATTGACCAGGGTGGTACAGATGCTTCCAGCATGAATCAGTCCCATTATGGTGTGCGTACAGGCGGAATCGTAGTAGTCACCAGATATCCACACTGTCAGAGTGCTGTAGCTTCCAAGAAAGATATTGAAGCCGGTGTAGATCTGATGAATGCATTTTCCAAATATACGTTTAAATTTTAA
- a CDS encoding GntR family transcriptional regulator: MALNKSTLSEQIYQILRSDILHQRIPLGEKLTLKNLQAQFEVSSTPIREALTRLTEDGLVRYYSNIGVNVIELSKQDLTELYQFMGDLDRLAILYSGNSPEHEQICKILEDNICHTLKLEEKAQQSPLSKEETEKWINYSDHFHLIFYDYCANSRLTLAAEKLRSQLTIFSNLYETQAESQHNIGQMHKQIFEAYKNGEITKAGDLMKQHLEDSLQYALSCL, encoded by the coding sequence ATGGCATTAAATAAATCAACCTTATCCGAGCAAATTTACCAGATTCTCCGCTCTGATATCCTGCATCAGAGAATCCCTCTGGGTGAAAAATTAACGCTTAAAAATCTCCAGGCGCAGTTTGAAGTCAGCTCCACTCCTATTCGCGAGGCACTTACCCGCCTTACAGAAGATGGTCTGGTTCGCTATTATTCTAATATCGGAGTAAATGTAATTGAATTATCGAAGCAGGATCTGACAGAGCTTTATCAGTTCATGGGCGATCTGGACCGGCTTGCGATTCTTTACAGTGGAAATTCTCCTGAGCATGAACAGATCTGTAAGATATTAGAAGATAATATCTGCCATACCCTGAAACTGGAAGAAAAAGCCCAGCAGTCGCCTCTTTCCAAAGAAGAAACTGAGAAATGGATTAACTATTCTGACCATTTTCATTTAATCTTCTACGATTATTGTGCAAACAGCCGCCTGACACTGGCAGCTGAAAAGCTTCGCAGTCAGCTTACGATCTTTTCTAATTTATATGAAACGCAGGCGGAATCTCAGCATAATATCGGGCAGATGCATAAGCAGATCTTTGAAGCGTATAAAAATGGAGAAATCACCAAAGCCGGAGATCTGATGAAACAGCATCTGGAAGATTCCCTGCAGTATGCTCTGTCCTGTCTGTAA
- a CDS encoding iron-containing alcohol dehydrogenase, whose translation MNLVRKIYCRAFQKAFHIAIPFLPYRKPKIAGSVKELPEIIMRHKCTHVLIITDAGIARLRLTRRLEKALKEAGIPYTMYDKTVANPTTVNVQEALDLYHENGCDVIIGFGGGSSMDCAKAVGARAVKPKQSLAQMKGILKVYKKLPLLIAVPTTAGTGSETTLAAVITDADTRYKYAINDFPLIPRYAVLDPKVTLSLPPFITATTGMDALTHAVEAYIGNSTTIDTRKDALKAVKLIFENIYTVHDQGDNIHARRNMLHASFYAGCAFTKSYVGYVHAVAHSLGGEYNIPHGLANAVLLPMVLREYGSCIDKKLHNLAVSAGVADKSIPDHEAAELFIQAIEEMKEKFGIGNTVKEIQETDIPKLAHYADKEANPLYPVPKLMDASELEKFYYMLIPAENNSEIAC comes from the coding sequence ATGAATCTAGTCAGAAAAATATATTGCAGGGCTTTTCAAAAAGCTTTTCACATTGCTATTCCATTTTTGCCTTACCGCAAACCGAAAATCGCAGGAAGTGTCAAAGAACTTCCGGAGATCATTATGCGTCACAAATGTACACACGTACTGATCATTACAGATGCAGGAATTGCCAGACTCAGACTTACCAGACGTCTGGAAAAAGCCCTGAAAGAGGCAGGTATCCCATATACCATGTATGACAAAACAGTTGCCAACCCTACTACTGTAAATGTCCAGGAAGCACTGGATCTCTATCATGAGAACGGATGTGACGTGATCATCGGTTTTGGCGGCGGTTCCAGTATGGACTGTGCCAAAGCTGTCGGTGCACGTGCAGTAAAACCAAAACAATCTCTGGCTCAGATGAAAGGAATCCTGAAAGTATACAAAAAACTGCCGCTTCTCATCGCAGTTCCGACCACTGCTGGTACAGGAAGTGAAACTACTCTCGCCGCTGTCATTACCGATGCGGATACCAGATATAAATATGCGATCAATGACTTTCCGCTGATCCCGCGCTATGCAGTCCTGGACCCGAAAGTTACCTTAAGCCTTCCGCCTTTTATCACCGCCACTACAGGTATGGATGCACTGACTCACGCAGTGGAAGCATATATCGGAAATTCCACAACCATTGATACACGTAAAGACGCTTTAAAGGCTGTAAAGCTGATTTTTGAGAACATTTATACTGTTCATGACCAGGGCGATAATATTCATGCCAGACGAAATATGCTCCATGCTTCTTTCTATGCCGGCTGTGCTTTTACCAAATCTTATGTAGGATACGTACATGCAGTTGCACATTCACTTGGAGGAGAATATAATATTCCTCATGGACTTGCCAATGCAGTCCTGCTGCCGATGGTGCTTCGTGAATATGGAAGCTGTATTGACAAAAAGCTCCACAACCTGGCTGTTTCTGCCGGAGTTGCTGATAAAAGCATTCCGGATCATGAGGCAGCAGAACTTTTTATCCAGGCAATTGAAGAAATGAAAGAGAAATTTGGAATTGGAAATACTGTAAAAGAAATTCAGGAAACTGATATTCCGAAACTGGCACATTATGCAGATAAAGAAGCAAATCCATTGTATCCAGTGCCGAAACTGATGGATGCTTCTGAACTTGAGAAATTCTATTACATGCTGATTCCTGCAGAAAATAATTCAGAAATTGCTTGCTAG
- a CDS encoding aldehyde dehydrogenase yields the protein MIRRVCSMTETEIKEIVQKQRSYFYTDATLPVEKRLEALKKLRVCIQKYEPLINEALKRDLGKSNFESYMCEVGLVLSELSYMIRHTPSYAKEKTVLTPIAQFASRSYKKPSPYGVVLVMSPWNYPFLLTIDPLVDAIAAGNTVVLKPSAYSPNTSRVIESIIDECFDPHYVAVVNGGRAENTSLLNEHFDYIFFTGSQHVGREVMAKASAHLTPVTLELGGKSPCIVEKSANLKLAARRIVFGKYLNCGQTCVAPDYIYCDKEIKDELIRQIQKQIKKQFGSTPLNNKNYGKIINEKHFSRIHNLIDPNKVVCGGDSNPGTLQIAPTVMDHVTFQDAVMQEEIFGPVLPILTYDSLDEAIVNVNSMAHPLALYIFTSNKEVAEKVTSHCGFGGGCVNDTIIHLATSEMGFGGFGESGMGSYHGKDGFNTFSHYKSIVDKKTWLDLPMRYQPYRKVYEKLLRKFLK from the coding sequence ATGATAAGGAGAGTTTGTTCTATGACAGAAACAGAAATCAAAGAAATCGTCCAGAAACAACGCAGTTATTTCTATACAGATGCTACTTTACCGGTAGAAAAAAGGCTGGAAGCTTTAAAGAAATTAAGGGTCTGTATTCAGAAATATGAGCCGCTTATCAATGAAGCCCTGAAACGTGATCTGGGAAAAAGTAATTTTGAGTCTTATATGTGTGAAGTAGGTCTTGTACTCTCAGAACTCAGCTACATGATCCGCCACACCCCATCTTATGCAAAAGAAAAGACTGTACTGACTCCAATCGCTCAGTTCGCTTCCAGAAGTTACAAAAAACCATCTCCTTACGGTGTGGTTCTGGTCATGAGCCCATGGAATTATCCTTTCCTGCTCACAATCGATCCGCTGGTAGATGCCATTGCCGCCGGAAATACAGTTGTACTGAAACCAAGTGCGTACTCACCGAATACAAGCCGTGTGATCGAATCTATCATCGACGAATGCTTTGATCCGCATTATGTAGCAGTCGTAAATGGTGGACGTGCAGAGAACACTTCTCTGCTTAATGAACATTTTGACTATATCTTTTTCACCGGAAGCCAACACGTAGGTCGTGAAGTAATGGCAAAAGCCTCTGCACACCTGACTCCTGTTACCCTCGAACTCGGCGGAAAAAGCCCATGTATTGTAGAGAAAAGCGCCAACCTGAAACTGGCTGCCAGACGAATTGTATTTGGAAAGTATCTCAACTGCGGACAGACCTGTGTTGCACCGGATTATATTTACTGCGACAAAGAAATCAAGGATGAACTGATCCGTCAAATTCAGAAACAAATAAAAAAACAGTTTGGTTCTACCCCTCTGAATAACAAAAATTACGGAAAAATCATTAATGAGAAACACTTCTCGCGCATCCATAACCTGATCGATCCGAACAAAGTTGTCTGTGGCGGTGACAGCAATCCAGGTACTCTGCAGATTGCACCTACTGTAATGGATCACGTCACTTTCCAGGATGCTGTCATGCAGGAAGAAATCTTTGGCCCGGTACTTCCAATACTGACTTATGATTCACTGGATGAAGCTATTGTGAACGTTAATTCCATGGCACATCCGCTGGCCTTATACATCTTTACTTCCAATAAAGAAGTTGCTGAAAAAGTAACCTCCCACTGCGGTTTCGGCGGTGGCTGTGTAAATGATACTATCATTCATCTGGCTACCAGTGAGATGGGATTTGGAGGCTTCGGAGAAAGCGGTATGGGATCCTACCATGGAAAAGATGGCTTCAATACTTTCTCTCATTACAAGAGTATTGTAGACAAAAAAACATGGCTAGACCTCCCGATGAGATACCAGCCATATAGAAAAGTTTATGAAAAACTGCTTAGAAAGTTCCTGAAATAA
- a CDS encoding DUF4317 family protein produces the protein MINRNDMLELTRRMTLSRNCFMRAAGAYIDEDGFIDNTFNVNFKNMGKHDQQVNLDLAKTIPFSKTNEQLKCYKFPAGDMAYDSSHKLLMALSQYGLKDDLLVQTLCEQLAEGICGTEDAPNKTSHLHGREFGIYIYHGIYDIPKKGSDQSEQWESEEVYSFLVCVVAPVDKDYNAGNPKCGFIFPAFEDHSSEPGKIDIFFENPDRPDEGFLKKILRN, from the coding sequence ATGATCAACAGAAATGACATGCTGGAATTAACACGCAGAATGACATTATCCAGAAATTGTTTTATGCGTGCAGCAGGTGCATACATAGATGAAGATGGATTTATAGATAATACATTTAATGTAAACTTTAAGAATATGGGAAAGCATGACCAGCAGGTAAATCTGGATCTTGCAAAGACAATTCCGTTTTCGAAAACTAACGAACAGTTAAAATGCTACAAATTTCCGGCAGGAGACATGGCATATGACAGTAGTCATAAGCTTCTGATGGCATTATCTCAGTATGGATTAAAGGATGACCTGCTGGTACAGACTCTCTGCGAACAGCTCGCAGAGGGAATCTGCGGAACAGAAGATGCACCGAATAAGACCAGCCATTTACATGGACGTGAATTCGGGATATACATTTATCATGGTATATATGATATCCCAAAGAAAGGCTCAGATCAGAGCGAACAGTGGGAATCTGAAGAAGTCTACAGTTTTCTGGTATGTGTTGTAGCTCCGGTAGATAAGGATTATAATGCCGGAAACCCGAAATGTGGCTTCATTTTTCCTGCATTTGAAGATCACTCCTCAGAGCCTGGGAAAATAGACATCTTTTTTGAAAACCCAGATCGACCAGATGAGGGATTTTTGAAAAAAATATTGAGGAATTAG
- a CDS encoding PTS transporter subunit IIABC, whose amino-acid sequence MKDKIFGVLQRVGRSFMLPIAILPVAGLLLGIGSSFTNETTIATYGLQNILESGTLLNSLLLIMNKVGSAVFDNLPLIFAVGVAIGMAKKEKEVAALSALIAYFVMNVAVSAMLLINNEITTDGQIAADVLEGTITSVCGILSLQMGVFGGIIVGLGVAALHNRFHKIVLPNALSFFGGSRFVPIISTIIYMFVGILMYFVWPVVQNGIYALGGLVTGSGYVGTLIFGIVKRALIPFGLHHVFYMPFWQTAVGGTMEIAGQIVQGGQNIFFAQLADSVNVAHFSADATRYFSGEFIFMIFGLPGAALAMYRCAKPEKKKAAGGLLLSAALACMFTGITEPLEFSFLFVAPALFVVQVILAGAAYMIAHMLNIAVGLTFSGGFLDLFLFGILQGNAKTSWLRIIPVGIIYFILYYVIFTFMIKKFDFKIPGREDDDTETKLYTKADVNARKEVGNTAGAAVTTSSDPVSELITRGLGGKKNILDVDCCATRLRVTVAEPERVRDELLKQTGSRGIVKKGQGVQVIYGPHVTVIKAKLEEYLETAPSEFAEDTQKNIPGTQNNTVVEAENNAAENIDSQNSNSIAVQNQNIETENVDNTDNAAKTFAPVKKEKIRKTAIIYSPVDGIAADLSTAPDEGFAEKMMGDGAVVTPTEDTVYAPADGEVEFIFDAKHAIGFQTDSGIPMLLHMGIDTVKLEGKGFEILVTEGQKVKKGEPIMKLDLEFLTANAPSITSPILDTEPEDNQRIRLLANGEIKAGEPLFAVETLE is encoded by the coding sequence ATGAAAGACAAAATTTTTGGAGTTTTGCAACGTGTAGGAAGATCCTTTATGCTTCCGATTGCAATTCTCCCTGTTGCAGGTCTGTTGCTAGGTATCGGCAGCTCTTTCACAAATGAAACGACCATTGCTACCTATGGATTACAGAATATCCTGGAAAGCGGGACATTACTTAATTCGCTTCTGCTTATTATGAATAAGGTCGGAAGTGCAGTATTTGATAACCTGCCGCTGATTTTTGCAGTGGGTGTTGCCATCGGTATGGCGAAGAAAGAGAAAGAGGTTGCTGCTCTTTCCGCACTGATCGCATATTTTGTTATGAATGTGGCTGTCAGTGCGATGCTTCTTATCAACAATGAGATTACTACAGATGGGCAGATTGCAGCAGATGTACTGGAAGGAACCATTACTTCTGTATGCGGGATTCTGTCTCTGCAGATGGGTGTATTTGGCGGTATTATCGTAGGCCTTGGGGTTGCGGCACTTCATAACCGTTTTCATAAGATCGTGCTTCCGAATGCACTGTCATTCTTCGGCGGTTCCAGATTTGTACCGATCATTTCCACGATCATATATATGTTTGTGGGAATCCTGATGTACTTTGTATGGCCGGTAGTTCAGAACGGTATTTACGCACTGGGAGGTCTGGTAACAGGCAGCGGTTATGTTGGAACTTTAATCTTTGGTATCGTCAAACGTGCGCTGATTCCGTTTGGTCTTCACCATGTATTCTATATGCCATTCTGGCAGACAGCAGTCGGTGGTACTATGGAAATTGCAGGACAGATAGTACAGGGCGGACAGAATATCTTTTTTGCACAGCTTGCTGATTCTGTAAATGTAGCACATTTCAGCGCAGATGCAACCAGATATTTCTCCGGTGAATTTATCTTTATGATCTTCGGTCTTCCGGGAGCAGCACTGGCAATGTACCGCTGCGCAAAACCTGAGAAGAAAAAAGCAGCAGGCGGACTTCTTCTTTCCGCAGCACTGGCATGTATGTTTACAGGTATCACAGAGCCACTGGAATTCTCGTTCCTGTTCGTAGCTCCGGCGCTGTTTGTAGTGCAGGTAATTCTGGCAGGTGCGGCTTATATGATCGCACATATGCTGAATATCGCAGTAGGACTTACTTTTTCAGGTGGTTTCCTTGACCTGTTCCTGTTTGGAATCCTTCAGGGAAATGCAAAGACAAGCTGGCTGAGAATCATTCCGGTGGGTATTATTTATTTCATTCTGTACTATGTGATCTTTACATTTATGATCAAGAAATTTGATTTCAAAATTCCGGGACGTGAAGACGACGATACAGAGACAAAACTTTATACAAAAGCAGATGTAAATGCGAGAAAAGAGGTTGGAAATACAGCAGGTGCAGCTGTAACAACCTCCAGTGATCCGGTAAGTGAACTGATCACCAGAGGTCTTGGCGGAAAGAAAAATATCTTAGATGTTGACTGTTGTGCAACCAGACTTCGTGTCACAGTTGCGGAACCGGAGAGAGTCCGTGATGAACTTCTGAAGCAGACAGGTTCCAGAGGAATCGTGAAAAAAGGACAGGGCGTACAGGTTATTTATGGTCCTCATGTAACAGTTATCAAAGCGAAATTGGAAGAATATCTGGAAACTGCTCCGAGTGAGTTTGCGGAGGATACCCAGAAGAATATACCAGGAACACAGAATAATACTGTAGTAGAAGCTGAAAATAACGCAGCCGAAAATATAGATAGCCAGAACAGTAACAGCATTGCAGTGCAGAACCAGAATATAGAAACTGAAAATGTAGATAATACAGATAATGCAGCAAAGACATTTGCGCCTGTAAAAAAAGAAAAAATCAGAAAAACAGCTATTATTTACAGCCCGGTAGACGGAATCGCAGCGGACCTTTCTACTGCACCGGACGAAGGATTTGCAGAAAAAATGATGGGCGACGGTGCAGTCGTAACTCCGACAGAAGACACCGTATACGCTCCGGCAGACGGCGAAGTTGAGTTCATTTTCGACGCAAAACACGCCATCGGCTTCCAGACAGATTCCGGCATCCCAATGCTTCTCCACATGGGAATCGATACTGTAAAACTGGAAGGAAAAGGCTTCGAAATCCTAGTAACAGAAGGCCAGAAAGTGAAAAAAGGAGAGCCGATAATGAAACTCGATTTAGAGTTCCTAACCGCCAACGCTCCGTCTATCACCTCCCCGATTCTTGATACAGAACCGGAAGATAACCAGAGAATCAGACTTCTCGCAAATGGCGAGATCAAGGCTGGTGAGCCGTTATTTGCGGTGGAAACATTGGAATAA